From one Solanum stenotomum isolate F172 chromosome 12, ASM1918654v1, whole genome shotgun sequence genomic stretch:
- the LOC125849314 gene encoding premnaspirodiene oxygenase-like, which translates to MEIQFTNLVAFLVFLSTIFLLFKKWKTQKLNLPPGPWKLPFIGSLHHLAVAGPLPHHGLKNLAKRYGALMHLQLGEIPTIIISSPRMAKDVLKTHDLVFATRPKLVVADIIHYDSTDIAFSPYGEYWRQIRKICILELLSAKMVKFFSSIRQDELSKMVSSIRTMPNNLPVNLTDKIFWFTSSVTCRSALGKICCDQDKLIIFMREIIALAGGFSVADFFPTWKMLHDLGGSKTRLVKAHRKIDEILENVVNEHKQNRADGKKGNGEFGGEDLIDVLLRVRESGEVQIPITDDNIKSILVDMFSAGSETSSTTIIWALAEMMKKPNVLAKAQAEVRQVLKEEKGIQQIDLDELKYLKLVIKETLRMHPPIPLLVPRECMEDTKIDGYNIPFKTRVIVNAWAIGRDPESWDDPESFSPERFENSSVDFLGSHHQFIPFGAGRRICPGMLFGLANVGQPLAQLLYHFDWKLPNGQSHENLDLTESPGISATRKDDLVLIATPYDP; encoded by the exons ATGGAGATTCAATTCACTAACTTAGTTGCATTTTTGGTATTTCTCTCaaccatatttcttctattcaaaaaatggaaaactCAAAAGCTAAATTTGCCTCCTGGTCCATGGAAATTACCTTTTATTGGAAGCTTACATCATTTGGCAGTGGCAGGCCCACTCCCTCATCATGGTCTAAAAAATCTAGCAAAACGCTATGGGGCGCTCATGCACTTACAACTCGGAGAAATTCCTACCATCATCATTTCTTCACCACGTATGGCTAAGGACGTACTAAAAACTCATGACTTGGTTTTTGCAACGAGGCCGAAACTTGTAGTGGCCGACATCATCCACTATGATAGTACGGATATAGCATTTTCTCCTTATGGTGAATATTGGAGACAAATTCGTAAAATTTGCATACTTGAACTCCTTAGTGCCAAGATGGTCAAATTCTTTAGCTCGATTCGTCAAGACGAGCTATCGAAGATGGTTTCGTCTATACGAACGATGCCTAATAATCTTCCGGTCAACCTTACAGATAAAATATTTTGGTTTACAAGTTCGGTAACTTGTAGATCAGCTTTAGGAAAAATATGTTGTGACCAagataaattgataatttttatgaGGGAAATAATAGCATTGGCAGGTGGATTTAGTGTTGCTGATTTTTTCCCTACATGGAAAATGTTACATGACCTTGGTGGTTCGAAAACTAGACTGGTGAAGGCACATCGTAAAATCGAtgaaattttggaaaatgtaGTGAATGAGCACAAACAAAATCGAGCGGATGGTAAAAAGGGTAATGGTGAATTTGGAGGTGAAGATTTGATCGATGTTTTGTTAAGAGTTAGAGAAAGTGGAGAAGTTCAAATTCCCATCACGGATGATAATATTAAATCAATATTAGTC GACATGTTCTCCGCGGGATCTGAGACATCATCGACTACTATAATTTGGGCATTAGCTGAAATGATGAAGAAACCGAATGTTTTAGCAAAGGCACAAGCTGAAGTGAGACAAGTCTTGAAAGAGGAGAAAGGTATTCAACAAATTGATCTTGATGAGTTAAAGTACTTGAAGTTAGTAATCAAAGAAACTTTAAGGATGCACCCTCCAATTCCTTTGTTAGTCCCTAGAGAATGTATGGAGGATACAAAGATTGATGGGTACAATATACCTTTCAAAACTCGAGTCATAGTTAATGCATGGGCAATTGGACGAGATCCTGAAAGTTGGGATGACCCTGAAAGCTTTTCACCAGAGAGATTTGAAAATAGTTCTGTTGATTTTCTTGGAAGTCATCATCAATTTATCCCGTTTGGTGCTGGGAGAAGAATTTGTCCAGGAATGCTATTTGGTTTAGCCAATGTTGGACAACCTTTAGCTCAATTGCTTTATCACTTCGATTGGAAACTCCCT